TGTGGGGAGCCCTCGACCGGGTGATCCCCGGCGCCGAGAGCATGCGCGTCTTCCAGGAGGCGCTGGACCGGGGCGGCAACACCCGCTACGCGCTGCGCGCCGTGCCCGGGGCCGACCACACGATGCGCCTGTCACCGGACGGCTTCCAGCGCGGCGACGAGGTGTCCCCCGAGTACCTGGAACTGGTGGCCTCCTGGGTCAACGGGCGCGCCGTCGAACCGCCCACCGGCCCGCTGCCGCACCAGGAGCGGGCGAGCGCGCCCGTCGAGGCCGGTTCACCCGGCGTGCAGCTCGCCGTCGTCGCGCTGCTGCTGGCCGCGTTCCTCGGTTACGCGTCGAGCGCGGCGGTCAGGCGGTGGCGCGGTCCCGTGCGCCCCGCGCGCTGGGCGGCCACGACCGGCCTGCTGAGCGTGCTCGGGCTGGTCGCCTACCTCGTCCACCTCGCCTCCGGTGGCGCCAGGGACCTCGGCCCGGTGGTGCTGGGGCGCCCGATCCCGTGGCTGGTGCTCCACCTGCTCGCGCTGGCCACCACCGCCGCGACCGCCGCCACGGCCGTCACGTCGTGGCGGGCCCGGTCCGCGCTGTCCCGGGCGCACCGGGTGCGGCTCGCCCTGCTGGTCACCGGCGGCGCGGTGTTCGTGCCGTGGGCGGTCCACTGGGGTCTGCTGGTGCCGTGAGGCGGCGCTCCACCGCCACCGGTCGGGCCGGCACCGGGCAGCCGAGGCGCCCGTTGGACGACGCGCCCGTCAGGCGATGCCGCCGTTGGCGCGCAGCACCTGCCCGTTGACCCAGCGGCCGTCCGGGCCGGCGAGGAACGCCACCACGCGCGCGATGTCCTCCGGGGTGCCGAGCCGTTCCAGCGGCGGCTGCTTGGCCAGGCGCGCCACGGTCTCCTCGTCCTTGCCGTCGAGGAACAGCTCGGTGGCGGTGGGGCCGGGCGCGACCGCGTTGACCGTGATGTCGCGCCCGCGCAGCTCGCGGGCCAGCACCATGGTCATCGCCTCGACCGCGCCCTTGCTGGCGGCGTAGGCGCCGTAGGTGGGGAACTGCAGGCCGACCACGGAGCTGGACAGCATGACCACGGCCCCGCCCGGACGCAGGCGCCGCGCCGCCTCGCGCGCCACGACGAACGTGCCGCGGACGTTGGTGCGGTGCAGGTCGTCGAGGTCGGCCAGGTCCAGTTCGGCGATCGGCGCCAGGGACATCCGGCCCGCCGAGTTGACCACCACGTCGACGCCGCCGAACGCCTCGGTCGCGGTGTCGAACAGCGCGGCGACCGCCCGCTCGTCCGCCACGTCCGCCTGCGCGGCCACGGCCCGGCCGCCGCCGGCGGTGATGTGGTCGACGACCTCGCGCGCGGCGGCCGCGGACCCGGCGTAGCCGACGACGACGGCCTGCCCGGCGGCGGCGAGGGCGGTGGCGATGGCGCGACCGATGCCGCGCGAGGCCCCGGTGACGACTGCTGCCCGTCCGGTCATGGTCCCACTCCCTTGATAGCGACGCTACGTCGATTTCGTTGCGTTGATAAGACCATAGCACAGCTAGCATCGTCGCGTAGCATTGATCTCATGACGGATCAGCCCGACGTGTCCCGGCGCCGTCGGCGCACCGCCGCCGGCCCCGCCGACGACGCCGCCGCGCGCACCGCGCTCGTCGAGGCCGCCGAGCGCCAGTTGGCCGCCTCCCCGGAGGGCGACATCGCCACCAGGGCCGTGTGCGAGGAGGTGGGGGTGACCCAGCCGGTGCTCTACCGGCTCTTCGGGGACAAGCGGGGCCTGCTCGACGCCGTCGCCGACGCGGGTTTCGAGCGGTACGCGCGGCGCAAGGCCGGGCTGGGCGCGACCGCCGACCCGGTCGCCGACCTGTACGCGGGCTGGGACGACCACATGGCCTTCGCCGCCGCGAACCCCGCCGTCTACCAGCTGATGTTCGCGCCGCGGCCGCGGTCGGGCTCGGTCGCCCACCGGCGCGTCCTGGACCTGCTCGAAGCCACCCTGGTGCGGTGCGCGGCCGTCGGGGCGCTGACCACGTCCCCGCGCCTGGCGGCGCAGCTGATCCTGCCCGCCAACGTCGGTGCCGCGCTGAGCCTCATCGCCCAGCCCGCGCTGTTCGACGACCCGGGGTTGTCGCGGCGGACGCGCGACGCGGTCTTCGCGGCCGTGCTGGCCGCCGCGCACGTGCCGGTGGAGACGGACCCCGTGCGCGACGCGGCGCGCCGGCTGCGCTCACAGCTGGCGTTGGCCGGGACCGACGCGCTGGAAGCCGTCGAGGCGGCCCTGCTGGACCGGTGGTTGGAGCGCATCGACCGGCCGTGAGGACCGCGGTCGCCGGCGGTCGCGGTCCGGACGGGCGCGCCTCCGGTCGGGCCGGGGTCGGCCGCGTCAGGGGTGCGTCCGGCCGGTCAGCACGTAGCGGTCCTCCGCCAACTGGTCCGGGTCGACGGCGACCACCCGCTCCCCCTCCGCGGTGACCAGCCGCCACCACTCGTCCGACGCGTCGTCGGGCAGCAGGACGCGCAGGCCGAACCGGTGGCACAGGGCCGCGGCCGCCCGCGCCTCCCCCGGTCCGGGGACCGTGTCGTCGGCGCCGATGTCCAGCCGCCACGGGAAGTCGCCGCCGTCCAGGTCGAGGTAGGTGCAGCTCAGGGTCGCCGGTGGGCCGCCCGCGTCCTCGTACAGCCGGCCGACGTGCACGCCCGCCTGGTCGACCCCGAACACCTCGGACACCGCGCGGCGCAGGTCGGCCGGGTCGGGCAGGCGGTCGAGGAGGAAGCTGTAGCTGACCATGTCTCACTTCCGGTAGTGCGCGTACACGGCATCGGCCCGCTCGAACGCCCCTGGCGGGATCGACGGGTCGCGGGCGACGCTCGCCCGCGCGGCGGCGAGGTCGCCATTGTGCCGGATCAGCGCTTGCAGGGCCTTGTACTCCGACCGGTCCAACCGCACGAAACCGGGACCGTCCACCGGGAACACGGTGCCGCTGGGCTCCACCTTGTAGCGGCGCCCGCCGTCGGTGACGTAGCTGTTGGTGCCGGGGTCCCAGCGCACCCTGCCCGCCTGGATGTCGGCGATGTCCTGCCGCACCGCGTCCCTGACCTCCGGCAGGATGATCGTGTTCTCCGCCTTCGGCGGGCTCTTCGGGCTGACCCGGTTGAGCTGGTGGCGGTCGCTGGGCGGCCGGAGCGCGATCCGGCCCGCCGGGCCGGGCACGGCCGGGTTCGGGTCGGTCGGGGTCGGCACCCCGGTCGGGTCGGTGGGCTCGCCCGCCCTCCTGGCCGCGTCGATGGCCTGGTGCGCGCCCGCCACGCTCCTGCCCGCGCCCGCGCCGCCGACCACCCGCGGCCGCCCGCGGCCGGTCCTGGGTCTGGGTGTCATGGCGGTCCTAGCCG
This portion of the Saccharothrix syringae genome encodes:
- a CDS encoding SDR family oxidoreductase, coding for MTGRAAVVTGASRGIGRAIATALAAAGQAVVVGYAGSAAAAREVVDHITAGGGRAVAAQADVADERAVAALFDTATEAFGGVDVVVNSAGRMSLAPIAELDLADLDDLHRTNVRGTFVVAREAARRLRPGGAVVMLSSSVVGLQFPTYGAYAASKGAVEAMTMVLARELRGRDITVNAVAPGPTATELFLDGKDEETVARLAKQPPLERLGTPEDIARVVAFLAGPDGRWVNGQVLRANGGIA
- a CDS encoding TetR/AcrR family transcriptional regulator, whose product is MTDQPDVSRRRRRTAAGPADDAAARTALVEAAERQLAASPEGDIATRAVCEEVGVTQPVLYRLFGDKRGLLDAVADAGFERYARRKAGLGATADPVADLYAGWDDHMAFAAANPAVYQLMFAPRPRSGSVAHRRVLDLLEATLVRCAAVGALTTSPRLAAQLILPANVGAALSLIAQPALFDDPGLSRRTRDAVFAAVLAAAHVPVETDPVRDAARRLRSQLALAGTDALEAVEAALLDRWLERIDRP